Below is a window of bacterium DNA.
CCCGGAGCGTCTTCAGGATCATGACGTTGCGGCGGTCCGGGCCCTGCCGGTCGAACCCCGGCGTCTCGATGAGGCCGGGCAGCTCGCGCAAGGCGGGGTGCCGGAAGACCGCACGGAATCCGCCGCGGCCGATCTGGCCTTCCCCGATATTCTCGTGCCGGTCGAGCCGCGACCCGAGCGCGCTCTTGGAGTCGTTGAGGTGCAGCACCCGCAGCCGCGGCAGCCCCACGCGGCGGTCGAAGGCGTCCACCATCCCGGCGACTCCCGCCGGGGTACGGATGTCCCAGCCGGCCGCGAAGAGATGCGCGGTGTCGAGGCAGACGCCGAGGCGCGGGCTGCCGCCCGCGGCGTGGATGATCTCGCGCAGCTGCTCGAACGTGCCGCCGATCGTCGCGCCGGCGCTGCCCTCGAGGAGCACCAGCGTTTTCGAGGTCCGCGCGAGCACGGTGCGCAGCGCAAGCGCGACCCGGTCGCAGCACTCGTTCCACCCCGTGCCGAGCGTGCTGCCGAGATGCGTGACCGCGCCCAGCCCGCCGAGCATTTCCATTCCGCGCACGGTGTGGGTCAGCGAGTCGACCGACCGGCGGAACAGCTCCGGGTCGGCGGTGGCGAAGTTGACGAGGTACGACGCGTGCGCAACCAGCGGGTCGAGGCCGGCGCGTGCGCGGCGCCGCCGGAACTCCGCGGCGTCGGCCGGATCGTAGTCGACGAGGCGCCACTGCCGCGGGCTGCCGACGAAGATCTGCAGACACTCGCAGCCGATCGCGACGGCGCGCGGGATCGCGTCGTGGACGCGGCCGGCGATCGATACGTGCGCGCCGACGGGCATGGCGGGGGCTTCGCGGAGGAGCGACGTTTGGACCTCCCGAACTGCGCTCCTATGTCTCCACCGGTGCTGCGTGCCGCCGCCGCGCTGTCGCTGGCGGGCGTCGCGGTCGTGTGGGGCGCGACGTTTCCGCTCGGCAAGCTCGTGCTCCGCCACCTCGGTCCGTTTCAGTACCTGGCCCTGCGCTTCGGTCTGGCCGCGCTGCTGATGGCGCCGCTCGCGTGGCGGGGCCGCGGACGCCTGGGCGCGCGCGGTCTGCGCGCGGGCGCGCTCGCGGGCGCGGTGCTCTTTGCCGGGTACGCGCTGCAGACGGTCGGGCTGCGGCTGACCACCGCGAGCCACGCGGGTCTCATCACCGGGCTGAACGTCGTCATGATTCCGCTGATGCTGCTGGCCTGGCGCCGCCGCGCGCCGGGCCCCGCGCTCGGTCCGGCGGTGCTCCTCGCCGTCGCGGGGTTATGGCTGCTGCTCTGGCAGGGTGGCGGGCTGGGCGCCGGCGATGTGCTGGTGCTGGGGTGCGCCGCCGCCCTGGCGCTGCAGGCGATCCTCGTCGGGCGGGTCGCGCGCGACGTGCCCGCGGCCGCGTTCGCCTGTGCGCAGGTCGCGACGGTCGCCGTGCTCGCCGGTCTGTGGGCCGCGGCCGCGGAGGCGGCACCCCGGACGGTGCCGGTCGCGGCGGCCGCCGCGATCGCGTTCATGGCCGTGGCCGCGACCCTCGGAGCGTACGTCGCGCAGGCGTGGGCCCAGCGCGCCGTTTCGCCGACCCGCACCGGCCTGCTGTTCGCCATCGAGCCCGTAGCCGCCGTCGGGTTCGGCGTCGCGTGGCTCGGAGAGCCGCTCGGCTCGCGCCAGGCGGCCGGCGCGGTGCTGATCCTATCGAGCGTGGTGATCGGCGCACTGGGGCGGGATGCCGCCTTCGACGCGGTCGCGTCCGCGTCGCCCCCGGCGGCCGACAAAGGAGGACGCATCCATGGCATCGCGTGAACGGCGCGGCTTTACCACGACCGCGATCCACGGCGGGCGCATCGAGGATGCCAACAAGTCGGTGGTCGCGCCGATCTATCAGACGGCGACGTTCAAGTACGACAGCGTCGAAGACGGCGCGCGGCTCGCCGCGGAGAAGGGGCCGGGATACCTCTACACGCGCTGGGGCAACCCGACGACCGATCTCTTCGAGCAGAAGGTCGCCCTGCTCGAGGGCGCCGAGGCCGCGCTGGCCGCGTCGTCGGGCATGGCGGCGATCGCGACGGCGGTCGTCGGGCTGCTCAAGCGGGGCGATCACCTGATCGCGCCGAAGGCCGTGTACCAGGCGTCGTTTCAGCTCTTTACGGACGTGTTGCCGCGGTTCGGGGTCGAGGCGACCGTGCTCGACGACCCGGACGTGTCCGCCTACGAGCGGGGGCTGCGCCCCAATACGCGCCTTCTCTACATCGAGACGCCGAACAACCCGCTGCTCGGCATCATCGACATCGCCGGCGTGGCCTCGCTCGCCCGGGCGCACGGCGCGCGCACGGTTGCGGACAACACCTTCGCAACCCCGTACAACCAGCGGCCGCTGTCGCTCGGCGTGGATCTCGTCTGCCACAGCGCGACGAAGTACCTCGGCGGCCATCACGACGTCACGGCCGGCGTGATCGCCGGCTCCCGCGAGGCGCTCCGGTCGTGCGTGGCGACGCTGCGCGTGTTCGGCGGGGTGCTCGACCCGTTCGCCGCGTTCCTGCTGACCCGCGGCGTCGCCACGCTGGGACTCCGCGTCGAGCGGCACAACGCGAACGCACTCGCGCTCGCGCGCCACCTCGCCGCGCACCCGAAGGTCGCGCGCGTGCACTACCCGGGGTTGCCCGGCCATCCGCGGCACGAGATCGCGGCGCGGCAGATGCCCGGCGGCTTCGGCGGGATGATGAGCATCGAAGTGAAGGGCGATGTCGCCGCGGGCGCGCGCTGCGTCGAGGCGCTGCAGGTCGCGAAGCTCGCCGTCAGCCTCGGCGGGATCTGCACGCTGGTGACGCATCCGGCCTCGACGACGAGCGTCAACATGCCGCGCGAAGTGCGGCTCGAGGCCGGCATCAGCGACGGCCTGATCCGGATTTCAGTCGGGATCGAGGATATCGACGACCTGATCGGCGATTTCGATCAGGCGCTCACAACGGTCTAGCCCCGCCGTCCGTCCTCGTCGCGGTTCCACTCCTGGATCACCGCCGGGATCTCGTCGAGGCGCGTGACCGTTACGTTGGGCCGCGCCCGCGTCGCGAACCTCGGATTGTCCGGATTCGGCTCGATGTCGACGAGGATCGCGCGCATCCCCACCGTGTTCGCGCCGAGCACGTCCGCCCCCAGGGTGTCGCCGATCATCACCGCCGCCCCGGGCGCAATGCCCCAATCCTCCAGCACATACCGGAAGATGCCCGGGTGAGGTTTCGGACGGCCGAAGCCCATCGAGGTGACGATCGGGTCGAAATAGCGGTGGATGCCGTGCCGGCGCGCGATGTCGACCACGAGCTGATGGCTCGTGGCGTTGCTGATCATCCCGAGGCGCAGACCCATCCCCGCCAGCGCCTCGAGCATCTCGACCGCCGACGGGTACAGGCGGCTCATCGTCAGCTCCGGCTCGAAGAAGACCGCCTCCGCCCGCGCCAGGACGTCGTCGGTGATCTCGAGGCCCGACGCGGTGAACGCTTCCACGAAGGCCGCCGCGGCCGGGACCTCGACCAGCTCCGCCTCGGAGCGTTTCCAGCCGGCGAGCCGGATCTCGAGCAGGCGCGCCGCGAACGCCTCGGGCTCGCGGCATCCGCAGTCGGACGCGGCGTACGACGCGAGCGCCGCGCACTTTACGCGCTCGAGCTCGAGGCCCGTCCGGCGGATGAGCGTGCTGCCGAGGTCGAAGATCGCTCCGCGAATCATGATCGCCCGTCTCGTACGCTGCCGGAGGGGAACCGTCCTTTGTCCCCGAATACGGCGGCGCATCCCATGGCATCGGCTTCCCAGCGTTCGTCACGGCGGCGGCTTCGCGTCGCCGTCTTGTTTGGCGGCCCGTCGGCCGAGCGGGAGGTCTCGCTGTGGAGCGGCACCCGCGTGCTCGGCGCTCTCGATCCCGCAAAGTACGACGCGCTGCCCGTTGAGATCACGGTCGAGGGGAAGTGGCTGCCGCGGCCGGATCTGCTGAAGCTGCCGGCACCGGGGTCCGGCGGCGCCGGCGGGCGCAAGTCTCCTCAGCACGGCTCCTTCCAACCGAGCCCATCGTCCGCGGTCCCGACGCTCGCCGCCGCGTCCCATCACATCGATGAGGTCGTGCGCGAAGGCGAGGTCGACGTCGTGTTTGTCGCACTGCACGGGCAGTACGGTGAGGACGGTACCGTGCAGGGATTGCTCGAGCTTCTCGGCATCCCGTACACCGGCTCCGGCGTGCTCGCGAGCGCGCTCGCGATGGACAAGCTGCGCAGCCGGCAGGTGCTGCAGGCGAGCGGCCTCCCGGTGCCCGCGTGGATCCAGCTCGACGGCGATCAGTGGGCCGCCGGGCCCGCGGAGCTTGC
It encodes the following:
- a CDS encoding PLP-dependent aspartate aminotransferase family protein, with protein sequence MASRERRGFTTTAIHGGRIEDANKSVVAPIYQTATFKYDSVEDGARLAAEKGPGYLYTRWGNPTTDLFEQKVALLEGAEAALAASSGMAAIATAVVGLLKRGDHLIAPKAVYQASFQLFTDVLPRFGVEATVLDDPDVSAYERGLRPNTRLLYIETPNNPLLGIIDIAGVASLARAHGARTVADNTFATPYNQRPLSLGVDLVCHSATKYLGGHHDVTAGVIAGSREALRSCVATLRVFGGVLDPFAAFLLTRGVATLGLRVERHNANALALARHLAAHPKVARVHYPGLPGHPRHEIAARQMPGGFGGMMSIEVKGDVAAGARCVEALQVAKLAVSLGGICTLVTHPASTTSVNMPREVRLEAGISDGLIRISVGIEDIDDLIGDFDQALTTV
- a CDS encoding DMT family transporter — its product is MSPPVLRAAAALSLAGVAVVWGATFPLGKLVLRHLGPFQYLALRFGLAALLMAPLAWRGRGRLGARGLRAGALAGAVLFAGYALQTVGLRLTTASHAGLITGLNVVMIPLMLLAWRRRAPGPALGPAVLLAVAGLWLLLWQGGGLGAGDVLVLGCAAALALQAILVGRVARDVPAAAFACAQVATVAVLAGLWAAAAEAAPRTVPVAAAAAIAFMAVAATLGAYVAQAWAQRAVSPTRTGLLFAIEPVAAVGFGVAWLGEPLGSRQAAGAVLILSSVVIGALGRDAAFDAVASASPPAADKGGRIHGIA
- a CDS encoding HAD family hydrolase; translated protein: MIRGAIFDLGSTLIRRTGLELERVKCAALASYAASDCGCREPEAFAARLLEIRLAGWKRSEAELVEVPAAAAFVEAFTASGLEITDDVLARAEAVFFEPELTMSRLYPSAVEMLEALAGMGLRLGMISNATSHQLVVDIARRHGIHRYFDPIVTSMGFGRPKPHPGIFRYVLEDWGIAPGAAVMIGDTLGADVLGANTVGMRAILVDIEPNPDNPRFATRARPNVTVTRLDEIPAVIQEWNRDEDGRRG
- a CDS encoding deoxyribonuclease IV, with amino-acid sequence MPVGAHVSIAGRVHDAIPRAVAIGCECLQIFVGSPRQWRLVDYDPADAAEFRRRRARAGLDPLVAHASYLVNFATADPELFRRSVDSLTHTVRGMEMLGGLGAVTHLGSTLGTGWNECCDRVALALRTVLARTSKTLVLLEGSAGATIGGTFEQLREIIHAAGGSPRLGVCLDTAHLFAAGWDIRTPAGVAGMVDAFDRRVGLPRLRVLHLNDSKSALGSRLDRHENIGEGQIGRGGFRAVFRHPALRELPGLIETPGFDRQGPDRRNVMILKTLRAAAVRAARPARPARAASARNTAAAKRPLRAAGSGRAR